TGGATTGCAGACGTAGTTGACGATCAGCAAACACATTGGGGTGACTAACACGGCGCCCATGATTGCGCCATTGATCGTGACCTTCCAGCCGCCGCCAAACATCAGCACCATCGCCGCCGGCAACGAAACGAAGGCTGCAAACGTGGGTTGCCAACTCGTGGCCGTGACCGTCCATCCCCACAGCAAATTACTCAGCAACAATCCAAGCAACGAGCTGGTGATGAGCCATAGCCATAATCCGCTGCCATAGCAAATGGTAAAGCCTTGCCAGGTTTTCCCCGTTCGATTCGCCCAGTAGGCCAGATAGGCTCCAGCCAGAAGCCCGACCGAAGCGAACTCGTGTTTGTAAAACGCAACCTCGCTGATGTCCCCCAGCACCCAGCGCAACCAGGCACTTGGCTCCGGGAGGCTCGATACCATGTGACTGTAGTCTGGCCAATGGGCTGACCAGGATGAGCGGTAGGTGAATGAAAGCCAGATGATCAGCAATGCCGTGCCGAGCATCAGCCAGATAACCGCAATATCCAACGGTGACCTGGCAGCAAGCCGGTTTGCTGATTTTTCGTTTGTGGTATCCATCAGTCATGCCCCCTGATCAGCGCGGCAGACTAGGATGCTGGGTATAACCGAGCATTTGATCGTAGAGATCGGCTCGACGATCGCGATGCAAATCGTTCAGGTTGTTCCAGATGGGCGCGCTGCGCGAGCTGGTGAGGTCGACATCGGCAAACAGGATTTCCTGCTTGTCTGCTGAAGCCACTGCGCCAATCGGCCAGCCATTGGTGCCCGCGATCAACGAGCAGCCCAGATAGCGTGCACCTCGCTCTTCACCAATCCGACTCGCCGCAGCAATAAACACGTTGTTAACGTGAGCTGCCGTCATCGTCAGGTACGAAGCCATGCACTTGCCGGCGTCATCGAACAGAGGTGGCGGGGTCCAGACCCAGTTGTTCAGGCTGCAAATGATGTCCGCGCCTTGTTGACTCAGGATGCGCGGTACTTCTGGAAACCAGATATCCCAGCAGATCAACAAGCCTATACGGCCTATCGGGGTGTCGAAAACCGGGAAGCCCAGATCGCCCGGCGTGAACCATAATTTCTCCAGATTCCATAAATGAGCTTTTCGATACTTGCCGATAAAACCGTCAGGCCCGACC
This genomic stretch from Pseudomonas wuhanensis harbors:
- a CDS encoding nitrilase family protein yields the protein MNEPTSPVRVAVVQFDPQVGMENRENNLRRSLELALEAVNGGANLIVLPELSSTGYFFSNRQDAFEHSESVPGGSSVQSWMDFAHQHQVYLVAGLTERDGMRLFNTGVLVGPDGFIGKYRKAHLWNLEKLWFTPGDLGFPVFDTPIGRIGLLICWDIWFPEVPRILSQQGADIICSLNNWVWTPPPLFDDAGKCMASYLTMTAAHVNNVFIAAASRIGEERGARYLGCSLIAGTNGWPIGAVASADKQEILFADVDLTSSRSAPIWNNLNDLHRDRRADLYDQMLGYTQHPSLPR